CAGCCAGAATTTTTAAATATTGTTCTACCCGAAATGCATGGTTAGATGGTGGAAAAACTAAATTTGAATTATGAATTTCCCTTAACTGATAAGCGATTTTTTCAAGCGATTCAGTGGTAATTTCAACATCAGATCCTTCAATTCATTCTCAAATAATTTTTTCTTTTGAATCAGATATTAGTTTTGGAACAAAATCAAAATTTGATAAAATTGAATAATCAATTTGATGATTCATTCCATTATAAACTTTTTCTTGAATAAATTGTAAATCCTTGCGAAAAGATTTATTAGTAAAACCAATTGAAATTTTTTTCATACTATAAATTTTATTAGATTTTTAGGATTTTAAGCTAATAATTCTTGCTAGGACAAAAATAAATGTTTGTTTATTCCGCCCTAGCGTAATATTTTAAGAAAAACTGCTATTTTTTTCTTAAAATAGGAAAATTGGTCGATTTTTCCTACTTTTGAGATTTTTTTACAAAAAAAATTAAATTAAAATAAGAAAAAACAAGAAAATTATTTATAACCCAATATTTAAAAAGGACAAAAATGACTGAAATTAACGACAAATCACTATTAAAACAAGCTTTAAGTGATATTAAGAAAAAATTTGGAAATGAATCTATCATGGTTTTAGGTGAAAAACCACCGATTGACACTGAAGTTTTTTCCTCTGGAAGTATGGCCATTGATATGGCTCTGGGAATTGGCGGATTCCCAAAAGGTAGAATTATTGAAATTTATGGCCCTGAATCATCAGGAAAAACAACTATTACTTTGCACGCGATTGCCGAAGTTCAAAAACGCGGCGGAATTGCGGCATTTATTGACGCTGAGCACTCGATTGATTCTCAATATGCAAAAAATTTAGGAATTGATATTGATAATTTAATTCTTTCTCAGCCAGATTCAGGTGAACAAGCTCTTGATATTGTCGACACATTAGCAAAAACAAAAGCTATTGACTTGATTGTTGTAGATTCGGTTGCCGCTTTAGTGCCAATGGCTGAACTCCAAGGCGAAATGAAAGATCAAGTAATTGGGGCTCAAGCACGACTTATGTCAAAAGCACTTCGAAAAATAACCGCATCATTAAATAAAAACGGAACAACAGTTATTTTTATCAATCAAATTCGTGAAAAAGTAGGGGTAATTTTTGGAAATCCAGAAACAACCCCGGGTGGAAGAGGACTAAAATTCTACGCTTCAATTCGGCTTGATGTTAGAAAAGTTCAACAAATTTCGACCGGAAATGATATAACAGGGCATAGCGTAAAAATAAAAGTTGTTAAAAATAAGCTTGCAATCCCATTTAAAACAGCATTAGTTGAAATTGTTTTTGCAAAAGGTATTTCAAAATCTGCTGAACTTA
The sequence above is a segment of the Mesomycoplasma ovipneumoniae genome. Coding sequences within it:
- the recA gene encoding recombinase RecA, yielding MTEINDKSLLKQALSDIKKKFGNESIMVLGEKPPIDTEVFSSGSMAIDMALGIGGFPKGRIIEIYGPESSGKTTITLHAIAEVQKRGGIAAFIDAEHSIDSQYAKNLGIDIDNLILSQPDSGEQALDIVDTLAKTKAIDLIVVDSVAALVPMAELQGEMKDQVIGAQARLMSKALRKITASLNKNGTTVIFINQIREKVGVIFGNPETTPGGRGLKFYASIRLDVRKVQQISTGNDITGHSVKIKVVKNKLAIPFKTALVEIVFAKGISKSAELIHLGEELGILTRKGSWFAYNGENIAQGKMNLKLLLENNEKLFNEIKEQITEKLNENQKESSEI